The stretch of DNA TCCTAGACTTCAAACAAGCGATATAAACACAGCAATTCGTGGTAATATAATCACAAAAGATGGCTTTAGCATCTCTTCAAGTCAAAAACTCTACAAAGTAATGCTTGACACTAGAAATATTGATCCTAATAAAAAAGAGATGTTTATCAAACTATATTCGCTTTACAGCGGCGACGATCCAAACAAAGTAAGAAAGATTATAAATGACACAAAAGGTATCGTTACACTCTCATATAGTATTGATGCAAAGGGTGCTACATACCTTCAAGAGCTCTCAAGAAAGCTGAATCGCAAGAGCATTTTGGTTTCATATCTTGATCCAAAAACAGGTCTTGCTTCATTTCAGGGCATGAGAGTAATGGAGAGCGGCCAAAATCGTAAATTTATTTCAAAAGACGCCCTCACACCAGCTATTGGCTACGTGAGTAAAACTGAAAGTGACGCACTTACAAAGAGTAAAGGCGTAAAAGGCCTTGAGAGATATTATGAAGATTATTTAGCTCCGATACAAAATGCAAAAATTTTAGGGCCTCGCGATATTGGAAACAATATCATTTTAACAAGTGACTCAAATTTAGCAACAAGAGTAGATGGCTACAATGCGGTGCTTTCTATACCGCTTAAATTTCAAACCAAACTAGAGCAAATTTTAGATGAAAAGCGTGAATTTCTAGATGCAAAAGAGTTAGTTATATGCATAATGAATAGCAAAAATGGAGAAATTTTAGCCCTAGCCTCTAGCTCAAGATATGATCCTTCGAATATAAGAAAGCAAGATTATAGCGCTCTAAACTCTACCGTTAGCGAATATGCTTATGAAGTTGGCTCGGTTTTTAAACCATTTATATTTTCTATCTTACTTCAAGAGAAGAAAGTAAATCCATTCGAGCTTGTAAATACCTATAATGGCCGATACCAACTTGGCAAAAGGATAATCAAAGATACCCATCCAGAGCCTTTTATGAGCGCTGAAGATATAATCGTGCACAGTTCAAACATCGGCATGATTCAGCTTGTTGAGCGTTTAAATGGGCCACAAATTTATCAAGGACTTTTAAATTTTGGCTTTTCAAGAAAAACAGGCATAGATCTACCTTACGAGCAAGTAGGTATGATGCCAACAGTTACAAAGCTAAACTCATCGACATATAAGGCGACTGTGAGCTACGGATACGGCTTGCAAGCTACATTTATGCAGCTTTTAAAAGCCTATAATACATTTAACAATAAAGGCATTGAAGTTACTCCTCACATGGTTGCCTACTTAGAGAGAAATGGGAAAAGATACGATTTGCCAAAGTCCGAGCCAGCTCAAGTTATATCACAAGAAACCGCAAAGATAATGAAGAGAATTTTAATAAAAACGGTTGAGAAAGGTACTGGACTAAAAGCCTTTACGCCAGGACTTGAGATAGGTGGCAAGACTGGAACTGCACACATTGCCTCAGGTAGTGGTGGATACAGCAATACCTACAATGGCTCATTTTTTGGCTTTGTAAATGACACAAGAGGCAATAGCTACACAATAGGCGTTCTAGCAAGGGATCCTAAAAGACCTTACTACTACTTCGGTGCTCAAAGTGCGTTGCCTATGTTTAAAAAAGCAGTTGATCTGATGGTTGAGGATGGATATTTATTTCCTGATGCAAATGTAATAGCTGAGTTTGAAGCCAAAAAAGATAAACTTAAAAACGATAAGACAAAACAAAAGCCTGCTTTGGACTAAAATTTTAAAAACGAGAAAGATATAAAAACCAAGCAAAAGCTAAATTTAAAAATTTTTTTATTTTTATTGATTTTAATAAATTTCTCTAATCGCAAAGTCTTTAATGCTCTTAAAATACTTTTAGCTTCTAATAGCAATTAAATTATAAATAGAAAATCTAAACTGATCAAAAAGATTTAAGCCCTTAATATTTTTAGAAGTTATCTCTTTGTCATCTTTGTAGTTTTTTCCACCTAAAAAGAGCAGATAAATAAGCGGGGTAACATAATTAAATCTTAAAAAAAGCGCTACAATGCAATGAAAAAAGCCGTGATTATATTTGATACAAGCATAAAAACCATAAATTACATAAGCTATCATTAGAATCAAAAAAGCATAGAATACAAAGCTTAAACCAGCATAATCTGAAATATTTAAAAAGCTGCAAACAAAAATAAAAGTACCTACCAAAGTAGGCAATATAATGATTGGAAAAATTAGATGAAGTCCAATTAGATCAAATTTACTCGTATAAACCTTTATATTATATCTACCTGCAGGAATTATCAAAAATATAGGCAATACGATTAAAAATAAAATAAGAAATATCACGTACATAGAATCAAAATCATAAGAACTCATTTTTATACCAAATTTAATTTTAAGATATTTAACTACACTTTTTTAAATAAATTTATCTACGATTTTTGCGATTTTCTATGCCGATTTTCTCACTCTCTTCTATCTCGACAATATAGCTTGGATTTTTCTTTTTAGCTTCTTTGTCTAAAAAACTGATGAGCTTTGCATCAGAATTTTTATGAGAGCAGATTAAAATTATAAAATTTATATAGTTATTTGCCTCTTTTGGCATGACTTGGTTATTTTTAGCTGGTATACTAAAATTTCCTACAAAGATTTGAATAAGTTCGAAAAGCTCGTTTTTACTTAAACTATTATCACCAGCAAGCTTTTCAAGTTTTTCGATTGTTATCTCTTCTTTTTCTAATGCAAGCTCCTTTATTTCGGCGCTATAATCTCTATTTCTTAAAAGTAAATAGATTAACGCACAAATTGCAATTAATAGCAATACAATAAAGAAAACTATTAGACCTTTTATTAGCATCTAAAGCCTTGAGCAAAGTGATCGCTTTGTAAATGCCAAAATACTCATAAGCACCATTATCACGATACTAATCCAGACAAAATCAGGCACTGGCAATGGATCGCCAGCTGCATACGAGTGCATACCAGCTAAATAAAAATTTACGCCAAAATAAGTCATAATAATCGACCAATAAGCAAAGAATGAAGCCACTGCAAATGCATACTGGTTATTTAGCTTTGGAATAAATCTTATATGAAGAACTGCGGCATAAACAAGTATCGAAAC from Campylobacter concisus encodes:
- a CDS encoding fatty-acid--CoA ligase; protein product: MLIKGLIVFFIVLLLIAICALIYLLLRNRDYSAEIKELALEKEEITIEKLEKLAGDNSLSKNELFELIQIFVGNFSIPAKNNQVMPKEANNYINFIILICSHKNSDAKLISFLDKEAKKKNPSYIVEIEESEKIGIENRKNRR
- a CDS encoding peptidoglycan D,D-transpeptidase FtsI family protein, whose amino-acid sequence is MNSRKSKITILFLLITFGISIFVLVIFYRASIERKLPRLQTSDINTAIRGNIITKDGFSISSSQKLYKVMLDTRNIDPNKKEMFIKLYSLYSGDDPNKVRKIINDTKGIVTLSYSIDAKGATYLQELSRKLNRKSILVSYLDPKTGLASFQGMRVMESGQNRKFISKDALTPAIGYVSKTESDALTKSKGVKGLERYYEDYLAPIQNAKILGPRDIGNNIILTSDSNLATRVDGYNAVLSIPLKFQTKLEQILDEKREFLDAKELVICIMNSKNGEILALASSSRYDPSNIRKQDYSALNSTVSEYAYEVGSVFKPFIFSILLQEKKVNPFELVNTYNGRYQLGKRIIKDTHPEPFMSAEDIIVHSSNIGMIQLVERLNGPQIYQGLLNFGFSRKTGIDLPYEQVGMMPTVTKLNSSTYKATVSYGYGLQATFMQLLKAYNTFNNKGIEVTPHMVAYLERNGKRYDLPKSEPAQVISQETAKIMKRILIKTVEKGTGLKAFTPGLEIGGKTGTAHIASGSGGYSNTYNGSFFGFVNDTRGNSYTIGVLARDPKRPYYYFGAQSALPMFKKAVDLMVEDGYLFPDANVIAEFEAKKDKLKNDKTKQKPALD